Proteins from one Toxotes jaculatrix isolate fToxJac2 chromosome 13, fToxJac2.pri, whole genome shotgun sequence genomic window:
- the LOC121192159 gene encoding free fatty acid receptor 3: protein MQLTPKDFIALAVYTFTFLLGLPSNLLVLFVYVRKAYKRGATPNVVYALNLCLANLVLMAWLPIKTLETLLQAWRLPPLVCPIYNFFLFSSLYGSCLFITAVTVGRYLSIAFPIIYKRYRSARNSCFVSVALWLLVLLHLSCALVAEGGANFVSVKDHTSACYDNFNTSQLAVLLPLRLEMAIVLFLVPLIVTSFCTLRCVTLVWRSNLPPMGKRRVLTVALSTLAVFVVCYAPYNASHIVGFVLRRSVEWRTYAMLTSSCNVFLEPMVMLMLSPAASRGIMGRICGRQSQFSHIEGCRHRCNTVANVRAPPTLSEKSQAGAEVTKVSQE, encoded by the coding sequence ATGCAGTTGACTCCCAAGGACTTCATCGCTCTTGCTGTCTACACCTTCACCTTTCTGCTCGGCCTTCCTTCCAACCTGCTGGTCCtctttgtgtatgtgcgcaAGGCCTACAAGCGTGGCGCCACGCCTAACGTGGTCTACGCCCTCAACCTGTGCCTGGCCAACCTGGTCCTCATGGCCTGGCTGCCCATCAAGACTCTGGAGACTCTGCTTCAGGCCTGGAGGCTGCCACCACTCGTCTGCCCCATCTacaacttcttcctcttctcctcactATATGGCAGCTGCCTTTTCATCACTGCTGTGACAGTGGGGCGTTACCTCAGCATCGCATTCCCAATTATCTACAAGAGATACCGCTCCGCTCGAAACTCTTGCTTTGTCAGCGTTGCTCTTTGGTTGTTGGTGCTGCTACACCTTAGCTGTGCCCTGGTGGCTGAAGGAGGGGCTAACTTTGTCTCTGTCAAGGATCACACCTCAGCTTGCTATGACAATTTCAACACCTCCCAGCTGGCTGTCCTGCTGCCTCTGCGCCTGGAGATGGCCATCGTGCTGTTTCTTGTGCCTCTGATTGTGACGTCCTTCTGCACGCTGCGCTGCGTTACCCTGGTGTGGCGCTCAAATTTGCCCCCCATGGGGAAGAGAAGAGTCCTGACTGTTGCACTCTCCACACTcgctgtgtttgtggtgtgcTATGCGCCCTACAACGCCTCACACATCGTGGGGTTTGTGTTGAGGCGCAGTGTTGAGTGGAGGACGTACGCTATGCTGACTAGCTCGTGTAACGTTTTCCTGGAGCCCATGGTCATGCTGATGCTGTCGCCAGCAGCGTCGAGGGGCATCATGGGAAGAATCTGTGGAAGGCAAAGTCAGTTCAGCCACATTGAAGGGTGTCGGCATCGATGTAATACTGTTGCAAATGTCAGGGCGCCTCCTACGCTGTCTGAGAAGAGCCAGGCGGGGGCTGAGGTGACTAAAGTCAGTCAGGAGTGA
- the LOC121192187 gene encoding free fatty acid receptor 3-like, producing the protein MLCSRLLLSVYILTFLMGVPANILAFCTFCRKVHRKATPIDILLLNLTISDLIFLAFLPFKMKEAWDDMAWMLPFPLCPFTGFLFYVTIYNSTLLLTAVSVERYLGVAYPLRYSLCRRPRYAVLASIMFWVVTSLNLSIVYIIPYAQWSKGAESDNNNGSTTSSPALPPPTCYLNFSEDELKILLPVRLELFFVLFCVPFFICSFCYVNFILILSRLPNIGRRRRLRAIGLALGTLIVFGVCFGPYNASHVVGFVRKESEGWRNVALLSSTFNACLDPFIFYFSSAAVRSMLNHCFRNIMAKLHILRCGGALHCPHRTPPKTEKYKEAAPP; encoded by the coding sequence ATGCTGTGCAGTCGCCTTTTGCTTTCTGTCTACATCCTCACCTTCCTGATGGGGGTCCCTGCCAACATCCTGGCATTCTGCACCTTCTGCCGCAAGGTGCACCGCAAGGCAACCCCGATAGACATCCTCCTGCTCAACCTCACCATCTCTGACCTCATCTTCTTGGCTTTCCTGCCATTTAAAATGAAGGAGGCCTGGGACGACATGGCCTGGATGCTGCCCTTTCCCCTGTGTCCCTTCACCGGTTTTCTGTTCTATGTCACCATCTACAACAGCACTCTGCTCCTCACGGCCGTGAGTGTGGAGCGTTACCTGGGGGTCGCCTACCCCCTCAGGTACTCCCTGTGCCGCCGGCCTCGCTACGCCGTGCTGGCCAGCATCATGTTCTGGGTGGTGACCTCTCTGAACCTCAGCATCGTCTACATCATACCCTACGCCCAGTGGAGTAAAGGTGCAGAGAGTGACAACAACAATggcagcaccaccagcagcccaGCCCTGCCTCCACCCACCTGCTACCTGAATTTCAGTGAGGACGAGCTCAAAATCCTGCTGCCGGTCCGCCTGGAGCTCTTCTTCGTTCTCTTTTGTGTCCCCTTCTTCATCTGCAGCTTCTGCTACGTCAACTTCATCCTCATCCTGTCACGTCTTCCAAACATCGGCAGGCGGCGGAGGCTGCGTGCCATAGGTCTGGCGCTTGGCACACTCATAGTTTTCGGCGTCTGCTTCGGGCCTTACAACGCCTCCCACGTGGTGGGATTTGTCCGGAAGGAGAGCGAGGGGTGGAGGAACGTGGCGTTGCTCTCCAGCACCTTCAACGCCTGCCTGGATCCATTTATCTTCTACTTCTCCTCAGCAGCTGTCAGGAGCATGTTAAATCACTGCTTCAGGAACATCATGGCAAAGCTGCACATTCTCCGGTGTGGAGGGGCTCTTCACTGTCCTCACCGGACACCCCCCAAGACTGAAAAGTACAAGGAAGCAGCCCCTCCTTAA